The Nitrospirota bacterium genome contains a region encoding:
- a CDS encoding phosphate-starvation-inducible PsiE family protein, translated as MESMEELKKAYAISDQDAENLKSVRGLAERHKDEFISKFYDYVLRFDKASHFLTDEEVIARHKEKVTYWFLHIFSGEYNEEYLRSLYRVGEVHVKVGLPGHYVNASLNFVRRYCYKVLTDEFGCSKQKDMVINSLDKILDLNLDVMTISYREEELRSHVLPRKLEIGLIEFARKFAFSVDLVLIFILMVAALFVLGFVGYEIYSIASGEVTVETGILKILGTLLMIWAIGELLNAEIHHLRGGKFAINSFITLAIAAVIRKILVASMSTEKIHDAMILGGIVLILGIVFWLVGHTEKG; from the coding sequence ATGGAATCCATGGAAGAATTGAAAAAGGCTTATGCTATATCCGACCAGGATGCTGAAAATCTGAAGTCTGTCAGAGGACTGGCAGAGAGGCACAAAGATGAGTTCATATCTAAATTTTATGATTATGTCCTCAGATTTGATAAGGCATCCCATTTTCTTACTGATGAAGAGGTTATTGCGAGACATAAAGAGAAGGTAACATACTGGTTTTTGCATATCTTTTCCGGAGAATACAACGAGGAATACCTGCGGAGTTTATACCGGGTCGGCGAGGTTCATGTAAAAGTGGGACTGCCGGGGCATTATGTTAATGCCTCATTAAATTTTGTCCGCAGATACTGTTATAAAGTGCTTACGGATGAGTTCGGATGCAGCAAGCAGAAAGACATGGTTATAAATAGCCTCGATAAAATCCTTGATCTCAATCTTGATGTTATGACTATATCATACAGAGAGGAAGAGCTGAGGTCTCATGTCCTCCCGCGGAAACTTGAAATAGGGTTGATTGAGTTTGCAAGGAAGTTCGCCTTCAGTGTAGATTTGGTTCTTATATTTATACTCATGGTAGCAGCCCTGTTTGTACTTGGGTTCGTTGGTTATGAGATTTATAGTATTGCATCAGGAGAAGTAACTGTTGAGACCGGCATATTAAAGATACTTGGTACATTGCTGATGATATGGGCCATCGGCGAGCTTCTTAATGCTGAGATACATCACCTGAGAGGCGGCAAATTTGCCATAAATTCATTTATTACCCTTGCCATCGCCGCTGTAATCAGAAAGATTCTCGTAGCCAGCATGAGTACAGAAAAGATACACGACGCCATGATCCTCGGAGGAATCGTCCTCATCCTCGGCATTGTGTTCTGGCTTGTCGGGCATACGGAGAAGGGTTGA
- a CDS encoding TrkA family potassium uptake protein — translation MFVIIVGGGRTGSHLASLLLAQGHQVRLIEWQPEILTNLHRELPTEVIFEGDATDPHVMETAGIRKAQVLAAVTSEDADNLVITLLARFQYGVRRIIGRINNPKNAALFSPDFGVDVAINQSDIMAKLIEEEMSLGDMMTMFKLSRGKYSLVEEKIYPRARAVGMAIKDLTLPQNCIISGVLRHGEMVLPRGGTILEEGDEILALVDDTACKELARLLGRPNES, via the coding sequence ATGTTTGTAATTATAGTTGGGGGAGGCAGGACCGGTTCTCATCTGGCATCGCTCCTTCTTGCACAAGGGCATCAGGTACGACTGATTGAGTGGCAGCCTGAGATACTAACTAACCTGCACCGTGAACTCCCTACTGAGGTTATTTTCGAAGGTGATGCCACTGACCCGCACGTCATGGAGACAGCCGGTATTCGGAAGGCACAGGTACTTGCCGCTGTTACATCAGAAGACGCCGATAACCTGGTAATTACCTTGCTTGCCCGCTTTCAATATGGGGTACGCCGCATCATCGGCCGTATTAATAATCCAAAAAACGCTGCACTCTTTTCACCGGATTTTGGGGTGGACGTGGCAATTAACCAGTCCGACATCATGGCGAAATTAATAGAGGAAGAAATGTCGCTCGGCGATATGATGACTATGTTCAAACTAAGCCGCGGAAAGTATTCCCTGGTTGAAGAGAAAATCTACCCGCGTGCCCGCGCTGTGGGCATGGCTATTAAAGACCTCACCCTGCCTCAGAATTGCATCATATCTGGAGTACTTCGACACGGCGAAATGGTACTGCCCCGAGGCGGTACAATATTGGAAGAAGGTGATGAAATACTCGCGTTAGTGGATGATACCGCGTGTAAGGAACTTGCCAGACTGCTCGGACGGCCAAATGAATCATGA
- a CDS encoding TrkA family potassium uptake protein: MGNETLQKIIIVGCGRVGVELTLSLYNQGHTVSVVDVNPRAFDRLGPQFRGRTVQGECIDQDVLKRAGIETADALAAVTSSDSVNLICARIARDFFHIKHVVARVYNPVRMPIYEKLGLQTVASSSWGARRMEQLILQTELQGISAIGHGEVQIYEIIVPESWNGHKVSELIPAGSALPVSIVRGGRASLPGPETIIQTHDLLQVSATTEGAVALRGLILKKHP; encoded by the coding sequence ATGGGAAATGAGACCCTTCAAAAAATCATTATAGTCGGCTGCGGCCGTGTGGGTGTAGAGCTGACACTGTCACTTTACAACCAGGGGCATACTGTAAGTGTGGTCGACGTGAACCCGCGTGCCTTTGACCGGCTGGGCCCACAGTTTCGCGGACGGACTGTGCAGGGGGAATGTATTGACCAGGATGTACTCAAACGGGCAGGGATAGAGACAGCCGATGCATTAGCCGCTGTAACTTCGTCGGACAGTGTCAACCTCATCTGTGCACGCATAGCCCGTGACTTTTTCCACATCAAACATGTTGTCGCCCGGGTATACAACCCCGTACGTATGCCTATATATGAAAAACTCGGTTTGCAAACTGTTGCATCATCCTCATGGGGTGCAAGGCGTATGGAACAGCTTATCCTTCAGACGGAACTGCAGGGCATCAGCGCTATTGGTCATGGAGAGGTGCAGATCTACGAAATTATTGTACCGGAGTCATGGAACGGGCACAAAGTCAGCGAACTGATCCCTGCAGGAAGCGCCCTGCCTGTCAGTATTGTTAGGGGCGGGCGCGCATCCCTGCCCGGTCCGGAAACTATTATTCAAACCCATGACCTGCTTCAAGTGAGTGCAACAACAGAAGGCGCTGTTGCTTTGCGGGGTCTTATACTTAAGAAACATCCATGA
- a CDS encoding APC family permease, translating to MSGPTIHHTSPAPRRSLTSLLIGSALSSKEAAHQTVSKKVGLAVFASDALSSTAYATEAILEVLALAGAAALGFSIPISGAIVLLLAIVTISYEQTIHAYSGGGGAYIVARDNLGESPAQTAGAALLTDYILTVSVSISAGVAQLTSGFPFLHPYRVEIAVCIVFIMMLINLRGVKESGVTFAVPTYFFLGMTIITLGIGLFKYLNGSLGMVTDIIPAETGAIQGLSLFLILRAFASGCTALTGVEAISNGITAFKEPKSRNAGITLVWMSAILSVMFLGITFLSYKIGAQFSWTETVISQLGRTVWGRGTLWYVLLSATTMILIMAANTSFADFPRLGALQAGDGFLPRQLTYRGSRLVFTFGIVSLAVFSSILIIIFRAETTSLIPLYAIGVFLSFTLSQTGMAVRWLKSSKLKEGEEIVQQGGVVRYDAKWRLKFVINSIGAIVTAIVTVVFTIAKFTQGAWVVALLIPLLVLIFYRIHYYYRDLAGELSLENFGAPTRVKRNRVLLLVSGVHRGVLYSLRYAASLSEDITALYVATDPVEAENFKRKWDQWGNGVRLVVIDSPYRQLIEPVIGHIEKMAEDRRPQEMLTIVVPHYVPAHWWQNFLHMNTAIILRAALLRQKNIVVMEVPYHMKDEKVPAVEETFDYRKD from the coding sequence ATGAGTGGACCAACTATTCATCATACAAGCCCGGCTCCAAGGCGATCACTGACGAGCCTCCTGATCGGCTCAGCTTTATCCTCTAAAGAAGCTGCGCACCAGACTGTCAGCAAGAAGGTAGGCCTGGCTGTTTTTGCCTCGGATGCGCTCTCTTCCACTGCTTATGCCACTGAGGCCATACTTGAAGTTCTGGCCTTGGCAGGGGCAGCCGCATTAGGATTCTCTATACCCATCTCCGGTGCTATTGTATTGTTACTGGCTATAGTTACCATTTCTTATGAGCAAACCATTCACGCCTACTCAGGAGGAGGCGGGGCATATATTGTAGCACGTGACAATCTTGGTGAGTCACCGGCACAGACAGCCGGTGCTGCATTGCTCACTGATTATATCCTCACTGTGTCGGTCAGTATATCTGCAGGTGTGGCCCAACTTACTTCCGGGTTTCCTTTTCTGCACCCATATCGCGTAGAGATAGCAGTTTGCATAGTCTTTATTATGATGCTGATTAACCTTAGGGGAGTAAAAGAGTCCGGCGTCACGTTTGCTGTTCCGACCTATTTTTTCCTTGGGATGACGATTATAACTCTGGGCATCGGACTCTTTAAATACCTCAACGGTTCACTTGGTATGGTGACAGACATAATACCGGCAGAGACCGGGGCCATTCAAGGTCTGTCCCTTTTTCTGATTTTGCGTGCCTTTGCCAGCGGGTGTACGGCTCTTACCGGTGTTGAGGCTATATCCAACGGGATAACGGCATTTAAAGAACCGAAAAGCCGCAATGCGGGTATTACACTCGTCTGGATGAGCGCCATCCTGTCGGTTATGTTTTTAGGCATTACCTTCCTTTCATACAAGATCGGCGCCCAGTTCTCGTGGACAGAAACCGTTATATCACAATTGGGACGCACTGTATGGGGCAGGGGAACATTGTGGTACGTACTGCTGAGCGCTACTACAATGATACTTATTATGGCCGCCAATACATCCTTTGCCGATTTTCCCAGGCTGGGCGCCCTGCAGGCAGGCGATGGTTTTTTGCCGCGCCAGCTCACATATCGCGGAAGCCGGCTGGTTTTTACATTCGGGATAGTTTCACTCGCAGTATTCTCCTCAATACTTATCATTATCTTCCGGGCTGAAACAACGTCGTTAATACCATTATACGCCATCGGAGTCTTTCTCTCGTTTACACTTTCCCAGACCGGTATGGCCGTTCGATGGTTGAAATCCAGCAAGCTGAAAGAGGGCGAAGAGATTGTTCAACAGGGCGGTGTGGTGCGATATGATGCAAAATGGCGTCTCAAGTTCGTCATCAACTCCATCGGCGCCATTGTCACAGCTATCGTCACAGTAGTCTTTACCATCGCCAAGTTCACTCAGGGTGCGTGGGTTGTTGCCCTGCTGATACCGCTATTGGTATTGATCTTCTATCGTATTCACTACTACTACAGAGACCTTGCCGGAGAATTGTCGCTTGAAAACTTCGGCGCGCCGACACGGGTGAAGCGAAATCGTGTCCTGCTGCTTGTCAGCGGCGTACATCGGGGCGTGCTGTATTCCCTGCGGTACGCGGCATCACTTTCAGAAGATATTACAGCCTTGTATGTTGCCACGGATCCGGTAGAGGCTGAGAACTTCAAACGCAAGTGGGACCAGTGGGGGAATGGCGTCCGCCTGGTTGTTATTGATTCTCCTTACAGGCAGTTGATCGAACCGGTTATCGGTCATATTGAAAAAATGGCGGAAGACCGCCGGCCGCAGGAGATGCTGACTATTGTTGTGCCGCATTATGTGCCGGCCCATTGGTGGCAGAATTTTCTGCACATGAATACAGCGATTATCCTGCGTGCTGCCCTTCTGCGCCAGAAGAATATAGTAGTTATGGAGGTACCTTACCACATGAAAGATGAAAAAGTTCCCGCAGTGGAAGAAACATTCGATTACAGGAAGGACTAA
- a CDS encoding universal stress protein — protein MKILTAIDGSFHANITARYSFALAKIFKAKLFIATVLNKNISDKNENDAENNIEKILHEGREQGLNIEGIIMTGDVVGSIAEFVKNNSIDIVISSTRRPHKENRFIVKSITSRLMYKLPCSVIGLKISHPGRSINPNKILIPVIGDGYMDKERADIAEAFSKEYNSRITVFHVVELKDSLTKKLDRRELELITVSAERHVSTFIEELKKRGISVTEKIVTGKNAREEIISEASHHKYDLIIAGATTRNIIKRIVSGNPVEEILRDTPCDVMLVHFK, from the coding sequence ATGAAAATACTCACAGCAATAGACGGCTCATTCCATGCAAATATAACCGCACGATATTCGTTTGCGCTTGCAAAGATATTTAAGGCAAAGCTGTTTATAGCAACAGTTCTGAATAAAAATATCAGCGATAAGAATGAAAACGATGCTGAAAATAATATTGAAAAGATACTGCATGAAGGGAGAGAACAGGGACTCAATATAGAAGGTATTATAATGACCGGTGATGTGGTAGGTTCAATCGCCGAATTTGTAAAGAACAATTCTATTGACATAGTAATCTCTTCAACAAGAAGACCGCATAAAGAGAACAGGTTCATTGTTAAATCCATAACAAGCAGGCTTATGTATAAACTCCCTTGCAGTGTAATCGGCTTAAAGATTTCTCATCCAGGCCGCTCCATCAATCCAAATAAAATACTCATCCCTGTAATAGGTGACGGCTATATGGATAAGGAAAGGGCGGACATTGCAGAGGCTTTTTCAAAGGAATACAACTCCCGGATAACCGTGTTTCATGTGGTGGAGCTAAAGGACTCCCTTACAAAAAAATTAGACAGAAGAGAACTTGAACTGATAACAGTATCTGCAGAAAGACATGTCTCAACTTTTATCGAAGAGTTGAAAAAACGCGGGATAAGCGTCACAGAAAAGATAGTAACCGGGAAAAATGCCCGTGAGGAGATTATATCCGAGGCGTCACATCACAAGTATGACCTGATAATTGCAGGCGCTACAACAAGAAATATAATCAAAAGAATCGTTTCAGGAAACCCGGTGGAAGAGATTTTAAGAGATACACCGTGTGATGTTATGCTAGTACATTTTAAGTAG
- a CDS encoding cation-transporting P-type ATPase — MAIQALSPDDVYKYLHTSPSGLEGHEASERLKHFGPNEIIETARKSLLYTLIKHLTNLFAILLWCTTIVSFIGEAMKPGEGFIILGFAIMGVIFINGGFAFFQEYRAEKAFEELKKLLPFRVAVIRDGKEIEVTASEIVPGDVVLLKEGDRVPADIRLIESAELKVDASSLTGESMPVKRTSSPQNNADLIDSINLVFAGTSVVTGQGRGVAFATGMSTEFGKIARLTSEVKSGMSPLELETIRVTRTISIIAVFLGVLFFLIGIIAGRSFWENFIFALGIVVANIPEGLVPTVTLSLAMASQRMAKKKAIVRKLTSVETLGAVTVICTDKTGTLTQNKMSVVEVYTSGQHWLRKGEHERDKNVPPIVNINVDRRGFLTPPEGVPHDLFLKAITLCNDAHTRDSVIIGDPTEKALLEFAQNYLDIDTLKSEEPRISEQPFDSVRKWMATIHEKIPPPPPLPRGGNGGVEIGLFM, encoded by the coding sequence ATGGCAATTCAGGCTCTATCTCCTGATGATGTCTATAAATACCTGCACACCTCCCCATCAGGGCTGGAAGGGCATGAGGCATCTGAGCGCCTTAAACACTTCGGTCCGAATGAGATAATTGAGACTGCCCGGAAGTCACTCCTCTATACACTTATCAAACACCTCACAAATCTTTTTGCAATCCTCCTCTGGTGCACAACAATAGTATCCTTTATCGGTGAGGCCATGAAACCGGGCGAAGGATTTATCATCCTTGGATTTGCAATCATGGGTGTAATCTTTATAAACGGCGGGTTTGCATTCTTTCAGGAATACAGGGCAGAGAAGGCATTTGAGGAATTAAAAAAACTCCTCCCTTTCAGGGTTGCTGTTATAAGAGATGGAAAGGAGATAGAGGTCACTGCATCTGAGATAGTACCCGGTGATGTGGTCTTATTAAAAGAAGGGGATAGGGTACCGGCAGATATACGCCTGATAGAATCAGCAGAGCTTAAGGTGGATGCGTCATCCCTAACAGGTGAATCAATGCCTGTTAAAAGAACATCTTCTCCTCAAAATAATGCCGACCTTATTGACAGCATAAATCTGGTTTTTGCAGGTACATCAGTTGTTACCGGCCAGGGTAGAGGCGTGGCATTTGCTACCGGCATGAGTACAGAATTCGGCAAGATAGCAAGGCTCACATCAGAGGTAAAAAGCGGCATGAGTCCTCTTGAACTTGAAACCATCCGTGTAACAAGGACTATATCAATAATTGCAGTATTTCTTGGTGTCCTGTTTTTTCTCATCGGAATCATTGCAGGCAGAAGCTTCTGGGAAAACTTTATATTTGCACTCGGGATAGTAGTTGCAAACATCCCTGAAGGACTCGTCCCCACTGTTACACTCTCCCTCGCCATGGCAAGCCAGAGGATGGCAAAGAAAAAGGCAATAGTAAGAAAACTCACATCCGTAGAAACCCTCGGCGCCGTAACCGTAATCTGCACAGACAAAACAGGGACACTGACACAAAATAAGATGTCAGTGGTTGAGGTATATACGAGTGGACAACACTGGCTTAGAAAGGGAGAACATGAACGGGACAAGAATGTCCCGCCTATCGTTAATATAAATGTGGATAGGCGGGGTTTTCTAACCCCGCCGGAAGGCGTTCCGCATGACCTCTTCCTCAAAGCCATCACCCTCTGCAACGATGCACACACGCGGGACAGCGTAATCATCGGAGACCCCACAGAAAAAGCCCTGCTTGAATTTGCACAAAACTATCTTGATATAGATACATTAAAATCAGAAGAACCGCGAATATCTGAACAGCCATTTGATTCCGTGAGGAAATGGATGGCCACCATTCATGAAAAGATACCCCCCCCCCCCCCCTTACCAAGGGGGGGCAACGGGGGGGTGGAAATAGGATTATTTATGTAA
- a CDS encoding cation-transporting P-type ATPase → MTAKALRVLAVAYKQVENNAPSQPPPPLNPLPQGEGKCGGKKRTTDIPHPVTEEGPILIFPPLQWEGEGEHGLSGITNLTFLGLAALEDPPRPEVPDAIKGCKSAGIKIIMVTGDNPDTARAVGREIGLFNDPVVITGADLKKQSHKELLQILKGREIAFARVTPEDKMTIVSALKDIGEVVAVTGDGVNDAPALKKADIGVAMGLSGTDVAKEASDIILMDDNFATIVKAIEEGRTVFENIKKFTTYILSSNIPEIIPYIAYALLGIPLPLTVIQILAVDLGTDMLPALALGAEPPEPDILKRPPRSMKERLLSFPLLARAYLFLGPIEAIASMAGFFWFLSINGWTWGTHLTPADPVYLKATTVCLTGIIMTQIANVLVCRSRINSVFSLSLKSNKLILYGILTEVILLLFIVYTNGGNVITGTSPLPIYAWLFFIPFSLFLLGMEELRKFIVRGKRD, encoded by the coding sequence ATGACAGCTAAGGCACTGAGGGTGCTGGCGGTTGCGTATAAGCAGGTTGAAAATAATGCACCCTCCCAACCCCCCCCTCCCCTTAATCCCCTCCCGCAAGGGGAGGGGAAATGTGGAGGAAAGAAAAGGACAACAGATATTCCCCACCCCGTAACGGAAGAGGGGCCTATTTTAATATTCCCTCCCCTTCAATGGGAGGGGGAGGGTGAGCATGGGCTATCCGGGATAACCAACCTCACCTTCCTCGGCCTTGCCGCCCTTGAAGATCCGCCAAGACCCGAAGTACCTGATGCAATCAAAGGATGTAAAAGCGCAGGCATTAAGATAATCATGGTAACAGGGGATAACCCTGATACTGCAAGGGCAGTCGGAAGGGAGATAGGTCTGTTTAATGACCCGGTTGTAATAACAGGGGCAGATTTAAAGAAACAAAGTCACAAAGAGCTTTTGCAGATCCTCAAAGGAAGAGAGATTGCATTTGCAAGGGTGACGCCGGAAGACAAGATGACCATAGTCTCTGCCCTGAAAGACATAGGCGAAGTGGTTGCAGTTACGGGGGATGGTGTTAATGATGCACCGGCCCTCAAAAAGGCAGACATCGGGGTTGCAATGGGCCTGTCCGGTACAGACGTTGCAAAAGAGGCATCAGATATTATCTTAATGGATGACAATTTCGCGACAATTGTGAAGGCGATTGAGGAAGGCCGCACGGTATTTGAAAATATCAAGAAGTTCACAACTTATATACTGAGCAGTAATATCCCTGAGATTATACCCTATATAGCTTATGCCCTCCTCGGCATACCCTTGCCGCTTACTGTTATACAGATACTCGCAGTAGACCTCGGAACTGACATGCTACCTGCCCTCGCACTTGGCGCTGAACCTCCCGAGCCGGATATTTTAAAAAGACCTCCCCGCTCAATGAAAGAAAGACTCTTGTCTTTTCCCCTCCTCGCAAGGGCATATCTATTTCTCGGTCCGATTGAGGCGATCGCATCAATGGCTGGATTCTTCTGGTTTCTTTCAATAAACGGATGGACATGGGGAACTCACCTTACGCCGGCGGACCCTGTTTATCTAAAGGCCACAACAGTTTGCCTGACCGGTATTATAATGACACAAATCGCAAACGTGCTGGTCTGCCGTTCAAGGATAAACTCTGTTTTTTCACTGTCTCTTAAATCAAACAAATTGATCCTTTACGGCATCCTCACAGAGGTAATACTTTTGCTCTTCATAGTCTACACCAACGGAGGAAATGTAATTACCGGCACATCCCCTCTACCAATTTATGCATGGCTCTTCTTCATACCCTTTTCACTATTTTTATTAGGCATGGAGGAATTAAGGAAATTTATAGTAAGAGGCAAAAGAGACTAA
- a CDS encoding MBL fold metallo-hydrolase — protein MLSHELFNNARRRWVYFGKDPKRPQTLIDTNQYLIVNDEKGLLPDPGGLEIFPSMISALSKEIEMDNVESIFASHQDPDICSSLSLWLSVCKNLQAVYVPWVWSMFIPHFGGGRELTSVPDEGTILPLGGSNDLKLIPAHYLHSSGNFSLYDPVAKILFSGDIGAALLPPDYDDIFVKDFNNHIQYMEGFHKRWMPSNVAKNKWIGLIRKLDINLMCPQHGAIFKKTDIQKFLDWFEQLNVGIAV, from the coding sequence ATGTTAAGCCATGAACTGTTTAATAACGCCAGGAGAAGGTGGGTATATTTTGGTAAAGATCCAAAGCGTCCACAAACACTTATAGATACAAATCAGTATCTCATAGTAAATGATGAAAAGGGGTTACTCCCTGACCCGGGCGGACTTGAGATTTTTCCTTCAATGATTTCTGCCCTCTCAAAAGAGATAGAAATGGATAACGTAGAATCTATATTTGCCTCGCACCAGGACCCGGATATTTGCTCTTCTCTTTCATTATGGCTTTCAGTCTGCAAAAACCTCCAGGCAGTGTATGTTCCCTGGGTATGGAGCATGTTTATCCCTCATTTTGGCGGAGGAAGGGAACTCACGTCTGTCCCTGACGAAGGGACTATCCTGCCGCTAGGCGGTAGCAATGACCTGAAACTAATACCTGCCCACTATTTACATTCATCAGGCAATTTCTCCCTGTACGACCCTGTTGCAAAGATACTGTTCAGCGGGGATATCGGTGCCGCCCTTCTTCCGCCCGACTATGATGACATATTCGTCAAAGACTTCAATAATCACATACAGTATATGGAAGGCTTTCACAAAAGGTGGATGCCATCTAATGTTGCGAAGAATAAATGGATAGGATTAATCAGAAAACTCGATATAAACCTGATGTGTCCCCAGCACGGCGCCATCTTTAAGAAAACCGATATACAAAAATTTCTTGACTGGTTTGAACAACTAAATGTCGGGATAGCGGTGTAA
- a CDS encoding SEC-C domain-containing protein, with translation MNKPGRNEPCPCGSGKKYKRCCLSKSYIPAGKEHSILEQQMEAIKTEMDVG, from the coding sequence ATGAATAAACCAGGAAGAAATGAACCCTGCCCGTGCGGCAGTGGTAAGAAATACAAGAGATGCTGTCTTTCGAAATCTTACATTCCGGCTGGGAAAGAACACTCTATATTGGAACAACAGATGGAGGCGATAAAGACTGAAATGGATGTGGGATAG
- a CDS encoding DEAD/DEAH box helicase family protein encodes MPNVPFICVKVPTGGGKTLIASHSVGKIYDHYLLEKDYKGLVVWFVPSDAIRTQTLNAMRDSTHPYRYAIDEYFDKKVVVLDNKEAISLRVSDIKDNVCIIVSTLAAFKREDKMMRNTGWQRPLMI; translated from the coding sequence ATGCCGAATGTTCCTTTTATCTGCGTCAAAGTCCCAACAGGCGGTGGGAAAACACTTATTGCAAGCCATAGTGTCGGCAAGATATATGACCATTACCTTTTAGAAAAAGATTATAAAGGTCTGGTTGTCTGGTTTGTTCCATCCGATGCCATCAGGACACAAACGCTTAATGCCATGAGGGACAGTACGCATCCATACAGATATGCAATTGACGAGTACTTTGATAAGAAGGTGGTTGTACTTGACAACAAAGAGGCTATTTCACTTCGTGTATCGGATATAAAGGATAATGTCTGTATTATAGTCTCAACACTGGCTGCATTTAAACGCGAGGATAAAATGATGAGGAATACAGGCTGGCAAAGGCCATTGATGATATGA
- a CDS encoding HEPN domain-containing protein codes for MKKKARNNIKASRSLIKNGFYESSVSRAYYAVYLAAWHYLKTMDINPPQKAPKGGYYWPHHKLPGILCDEYGFIGPEQMEKLELICSRRIKADYYVDNIEKEEAQNSLSIATNFITFFLDKRDKVE; via the coding sequence ATGAAAAAAAAGGCTCGTAATAACATCAAAGCATCAAGGTCGCTAATCAAAAATGGCTTTTATGAATCATCTGTCTCGCGTGCATATTATGCAGTATACCTTGCAGCATGGCACTATTTAAAAACCATGGATATTAATCCCCCACAAAAGGCGCCGAAGGGTGGCTACTATTGGCCTCACCACAAACTTCCGGGAATCTTGTGTGATGAATATGGATTTATAGGTCCTGAGCAGATGGAAAAACTGGAGTTAATCTGCTCTCGTAGAATAAAGGCAGACTACTATGTTGATAATATTGAGAAGGAAGAAGCCCAGAACTCGCTCTCTATTGCCACAAATTTTATCACCTTTTTTCTGGATAAGAGAGATAAAGTTGAATGA